The Streptomyces cyaneogriseus subsp. noncyanogenus region TCTCGCCGGTGCGCGGCCGGTGTTCCACACCCCCTGGGCGGGCGGCACGGCGTACGCGACGGCCGCGCTGCCCCTGGCCGACCTCGTCGAGGCCAACCTCGACTTCGGGTACCTGGCCGCCCTGCTGGCCGCCCCCGACGTACCGGCGGCGCTGGACGACGCCACCCCGTACGACGGCGTGAAGCGCGTTCCGCCGGGGCATGCGCTGATCCTGCGCGCCGGGGCCCGGGAGGTGGCCGGGTACGAGCCGGTCGCCTCGCTGGCGGTCGCCGCGCCGCCGGCCGATCCCGACAGCGCGGTCGACGGGGTGCGGGAGGCACTCGTGGAGGCCGTGCGCACCCGGCTCGCCGCCCCCCGCCACGTCCCCGGATTCCCCGGGGACGGCATCGACCCCGGGCCCGTGCCCGGCATGGGGCCCGCCGACCGGCGGGCCGCGCGCGGGATGCCGGCCCCGGGGATCGGGGCGGACCTGTCGGGCGGGCCCGCCTCCGGCACGCTGGCGCTGCTGGCGGCCGGGCTGCCCGGGCGGCCCGGAACCGTCCTGGGGCACGGCGGCACGGGCGCGGGGGAGCGGCTGCTGGCCGTCACCTTCAACGACCTGGCCGTCGGCGGACCGGAGGCCGAACTGGAACGGGCGGGGGCGTTGGCCGCCGGCCCCCGGCTGCACCACGTGGTGGTGACCGGGGGCGAGGAGACCCTGCCCTACGCCGACCTGGACGGGCCGCTGACGGACGAGCCCGGGCCCTGCCTGGTGTCGGCGGCGCGGCACCGGGCGCGGCTGGCGGCCGGCAGCGCGGACCACTTCACCGGGTACGGCGCCCGGCAGGTACTGGACGCCCATCCGGCGCGCCTGGCCGACCTGCTGATGGACCGCAAGCGGCGCCATCTGGTGCGGCCGGTGGCCGCCCTGGCCAAGGCCGACGGCTCGGTGCTGGTCCCCGCGCGCGTGTACGCCGCGGCGCGGCGGCTGGCGCGGACGCCGTACCGGGCGGGGCTGGAGGACCTCGCCGAGCGGCTGCTGCGGCGGCGCTTCGACGAAACGGGGGGCGGGGCCGGCCGGGCGGGCCGTGCCGGCCGTACCGGCCGCACCGGTCGGGCGGGATGGCCCGGCGGTGATGCCGGGGCGGACGGTGCCGGTGGTGCGGTGGAGGCGTCGCTCGCCGCCCTGACCTGGGGCGGACCCGGGCCCGCGGCGCGCTGGCTGACCGGGGAGGCGCTGGCCGAAGTATCGGTTCGTCTTCAGGCGGCGACGCAGCGGTCCGGGCTGGGGCCGGGGCAGCGGCCGGGCGACTACCGGGCGCGCGCGGCGCTGGCTCGGCAGGCGGCCGAGGTGCGGGTGCTGGAGCAGGCCGCCGAGATCCGCTTCCAGCGGCTGCACACCCCGTTCCTCGACAACCAGGTCGTCCGCGCGTGCCGGGCGCTGCCGGAGGCGCTGCGGGTGCGGCCGGGGGCGCGGGCGGCGATCCTGCGGACGGTGCTGGAGGGCGCCGGGGTGAGCGGGCTGCCGCCCGGCTGGGGGGCGCCGACGCAGGCGGTGGCGACCGCGGCGGCGCGGACGGGGCTGCGGGTGGCGGCGGACTCGCTGGTGGCGCTGTTCGACACGCCGCTGCTCGCGGAGGCGGGGCTGGTGGAGGCGCGGGTGGTGCGCAAGGCGCTGCGCGGGGCGGCGGCGGGGGAGCCGCTGCCGCTGGACGGCCTGGCCGATCTGGTCTCCCTGGAGTTGTGGCTCCGTCGTCTCCTCGCGCGACGGGGGACCTGCTGGACGGGGACGCCTGGGCGGCAGCGCGCCGTGCCGGGAGGGATCGCGCCGCAGCGGGGGGTGTTGGGGGCGGGGGCCGTGGTGCGGCGGGGGTGACGGGGGCTGCGCTGCGCTGTGGGGCTTGTGCGGGGCTCGTAATAACTTCGTATAGCATACATTATACGAAGTTATACGAGGGGTGGGGCGGGCCGTGCCGGGGGGTGTCCCGTAATAACTTCGTATAGCATACATTATACGAAGTTATACGAGGGGTGGGGCGGGCCGTGCCGGGGGGTGTCCCGTAATAACTTCGTATAGCATACATTATACGAAGTTATACGAGGGGTGGGGCGGGCCGTGCCGGGGGGTGTCCCGTAATAACTTCGTATAGCATACATTATACGAAGTTATACGAGGGGTGGGGCGGGCCGTGCCGGGGGGTGTCCCGTAATAACTTCGTATAGCATACATTATACGAAGTTATACGAGGGGTGGGGCGGGCCGTGCCGGGGGGTGTCCCGTAATAACTTCGTATAGCATACATTATACGAAGTTATACGAGGGGTGGGGCGGGCCGTGCCGGGGGGTGTCCCGTAATAACTTCGTATAGCATACATTATACGAAGTTATACGAGGGGTGGGGCGGGCCGTGCCGGGGGGTGTCCCGTAATAACTTCGTATAGCATACATTATACGAAGTTATACGAGGGGTGGGGCGGGCCGTGCCGGGGGGTGTCCCGTAATAACTTCGTATAGCATACATTATACGAAGTTATACGAGGGGTGGGGCGGGCCGTGCCGGGGGGTGTCCGTCCTCGGAACGGCGCGGAATCGGTGGAGCGCCTACTTGCCCGGTGTTGACGCGCCAACCGCTGCGGGCGGACACCCCCCGGCACGGCCCTTCCCGCCGTGGGCGACCGCGGGGCCGTGGGGTGCGGCGGTCGTACGCGTGGGTGGCAGGGTCAGGCGCAGGTGAACTTCGACTCCGCCCAGTCCGCCAGGGCGGCGTTGTCGACGGGGCTGTGCGGCTCGACGACCAGACGTACGGTCTCGTATCCGGTGAGGTCCACATGGACGGGGACCGCCGGGTCGCCGCCCTTGATCCTCCCGGAGCTCCACAACTGCGTTCCGTCGGCGTGCACGGAGAAGTGGACCTTGCCCAGCTTCGCCGTCAGGTCGTCGACGCCGACCAGCGCGTCGTAGGCGGAGCAGGCGCGGTTGAGGTCGATGGTGACGGAGGAGCTGCCGCTCACGGTGACGCCGTGGGCGTACTGCCGGCCCGCTATCGACAGGCCGTGCCGTTGCCACAGCCAGCCGCTCTCGCCGAGCCGCATCTCGGGGCCGGTGCCGTCGCCGTCGGTGTCGTACGGCAGTTCGTTCCATGCGTACGTGGTCGGGGCGGGCGGCGGTGTGGAGGTGGGGGGCGGGGTGGGCTTGGCGGTCGGGGTCGGGGTCGGGGTCCGGGTTGGCGTGGGTGTCGGTGTGGGGGTGGGGCGCGGTGTGGTGGGGGTCGGTTTTGGCTTCAGGGGTGCGGGGGTGGGGGGCGGTATCCGGGTGGGTGGTGGTTGCGGGGCGGGGGTGGGGGGTTTCTCCGGGGGCTGGGCCGCCGGGGAGGACGGGCGTGGGGCGGCCTTCGGCTCCGGCTCGGCCGGGGTGTCGTTCCCGGCCAGCGCGAGGACGACCGCCGCCACGACTCCCACGGCGACGACACCGGTCGCGACACCGGCCTTCACCGGTGCGGCCGGCCCGGGTGAGGCCGGCGCTGTGCCGGACGCGCCGCCGCCGGCCGCGGCCGCTCCGCCGGCGAGCAGCCCGGCCGCCTTGCCGTACCCGGCGGTGCCGAACCAGCCGATCACCGCCACCGGTACCAGGGCGGGAATACCACCGGCGACCTCCTGGATCTGGGTGGCGGCCAGCCGGCACCTGGCGCACTCCTCCAGGTGCTTGCGCAGGCCCCGTTCGGCCCGGGTGCGCAGCCGGCCGCGGGCGTAGGAGCCGAGCCGGTCGGCGTAGCGGGCGCACTCCTCGTCGTCGGTGAGGGCGCTGCTGACGTGTGCCTGGAGGTATGCCTGCTTCAGCCCCTCGCGGGCGCGGCTGGCGAGGACACGGGCCCCGCCCGCGTCCAGCCCGAAGAGCGTGGCGACCTCGCTCGGCGACTCGTCCTCGACCTCGGTGTGCCACAGCACGGCCTGCCACCGCTCGGGCAGGGAGCGGAACGCCCGCATCGCCAGGGACTGTTCGGCCTGGTGCATCGCCCGCACGTCCGCGCCCAGCTCCACCGCGTCCTCCGGCGCCTCGGACAGACCGGCGGCCTGCGCGGCGAACGCGGCGAAGTCGTCGACCAACTGCTCCCGTCTGGCCGACTGCGTCCACCCGGCGGCCACCCGCCGGACGCTGGTGAGCAGATAGGCGCGTACGGCGTGCTCGGGGCCGGAGCCGCCGCGCACCGCCTGGAGCATGCGGGCGAAGACCTCGGCGGTGAGGTCCTCGGCGGTGTGGGGGTCCCGGCAGCAGGTGCGGGCGTACCGGCGTACCGCGTCCGCGTGGCGCCGGAACAGCTCCTCGTAGGCGGTGTCGTCGCCCGATCGCATCCGGCCGATCAACTCGGCGTCGGAGGGCGGCAGCTCACGCGGGGGCGGCAGGACGCCGTCCTCCTCCGCCCGGCCGGTGGCTCCGCGGTCGTCCGCCGGGCCCGGAACGTGCGGCGGCCCCCCGGCCTTCGCGTCGCCGTCACCGAGAGATCCGTCCCGCTCATCGACGCTCATCGCGGAAAGCCTTTGCTGCCTGACCGATCCGTTCCGAACACCGGCTCAGCGTGCCACAGCGTCTTTCGGTCACGCTCCCGGAGTACAGACGATCACTCGTCCGAGGGGAATCGCGGCGCGGCGGTACTGAGGGGTGACCGGCCGGGGAATACTCGGCCGGCGATCCCGCGGGGGCCGCCGGCACCGGAGGCGTCCTCCCCGAGTGATCCGGTCGTACGCCCTCTCACGCGGGCCGCGAGCGCAGTCCCTCCAGCAGGATGTCCAGCAGCCGCGCCGACGCCGCCGCCCGCTGCGCCGCGTCCGGCAGCGAGGGAGCCGCCGTCGCTATCACCAGCAGGATGTCCGACACCGACACGTCCGGCCGCAGCTCACCGGCCGCACGCGCCCGCTCCACCAGTTGGCCCACCACCTCCAGCAGCGCCGCCGCTCCGGCGTCGTGCTCGGCGGGCACCGGCCCGGCAGCGGCCGTCCGCTCCCCGGAGACCAGCCGCAGCTCACCGGGGCCCGGCTGCATCCGCTGCGGCGGAACCCGGGGCTCCCCGGCGTCGTCGTCCGCCTCGTCCGCCACCCCCACCTGCAGCACCTGCGGCGGCAGCAGCCGCCCGGCACCCGAGGCCACCGAGGTGCGCAGGAAGCGGGAGAGCGCCGACCACGGCTCGTCCTCCTGGCCGAGCGCGGCGCGCGCCTGGTCGGTCAGCCGGGAGGTCTCCTCCTCGGCGATCCGCCGCACCAGGACGTCCTTGCTGGGGAAGCGCCGGTAGACCGTGCCGACGCCGACCCGCGCGCGCCGCGCGACGTCCTCCATCGGTGCCCCGTACCCGAGCTCGCCGAACACCTCGCGCGCGGCGCGCAGCACATGCTCCAGATTGCGCTGCGCGTCCACGCGCAGCGGTGTCGTGCGGGCCGCGTCCCCGCGGCCGGCGCCCGCCATGCCGGCGGCCGTCACGGCAGCCCCGGACGGCACGGACGACATGGACGCCATCGACGGCACGGGCGCCGCCGGCGGTCTGGCCGCTCCCGGACGTCCGGACGACCAATGCGAGTCGTGAACATGCATAGACTTCCCCCGGTAATGACGTCTCCCCCCGGAGACTCTCCCCGCCTCGAAAGCCGGAGCGTGCGGAACGGGCCCCGCTGCCGGCCCCGCCCGTCGCGGTTCCGGGAGCGCGCATCCCCCCACACCCCGTCGGAACGAACATAGTTGAGCGCGGGTCAATTCAGAAGGGGCAGGTTCCGCACGGAACGGGCTCCGACCGGAGTACGGCAGCCGCCTTCCCCGGCCGTGCCCCGGCCCGTGCCCCGGCTCACACCGCCTGACCTGCGCGGCTGCCCGGCGATACGCCGAGCCGGTGAATCGCCCGCGGCCACGACTTCCAGTCATACAAATCGCCGGGCCTGTGGACAAACGCGGGCCACGGGTGCGTCATGGGATGGTGAAGGAACGCGCGCGCATTCTCGTTGTCGGCGGCGGCTACGTCGGGATGTACACGGCCCTGCGGCTCCAGCGGAAGCTGAAGGGGGAACTGCGGCGCGGCGAGGCCGAGATCACGGTCGTCACCCCCGATCCCTACATGACGTACCAGCCGTTCCTGCCCGAGGCCGCCGCCGGTTCCCTCTCCCCCCGCCACGTGGTCGTGCCGCTGCGCCGGGTCCTCGACCGGTGCCGCGTCCTCATCGGCGAGGCCACGGCCGTCGACCACGCGGCCCGCACGGCCACCGTCACCACCCTCGCCACCGAGGAGGAGGGCACGGGCGCACGGCGGCTGGCGTACGACGAGATCGTCCTCGCGCCCGGCTCCGTCGCGCGCACCCTGCCGGTCCCGGGGCTCGCCGAGCACGGCATCGGCTTCAAGACCGTGGAGGAGGCCATCGGCCTGCGCAACCACGTCATCGAGCAGATGGACATCGCCTCCTCCACCCGCGACCCCGCCCTCCGCGACGCCGCCCTCACCTTCGTCTTCGTCGGCGGCGGCTACGCCGGTGTCGAGGCGCTGGGCGAACTGGAGGACATGGCCCGCCAGGCCGCGCGCTCCTATCACAACGTCGGCCGCGACGACATGAAGTGGATCCTCGTGGAGGCCGCAGGCCGCGTCCTGCCCGAGGTCGGCGAGGAACTGGGCCGCCACACGGTCACCGAACTGCGCCGCCGCAACATCGACGTACGCCTGCGGACCCGCCTGGAGTCCTGCGCGGACCGCGTCGCCGTCCTCAGCGACGGCACCCGTTTCCCCACCCGTACGGTTGTCTGGACGGCCGGCGTCAAACCCCATCCGCTCCTCGCCGCCACCGACCTGCCCCGCACCCCGCGCGGGCGGCTGAAATGCACCCCCGAGCTGAGCGTGGAGGGCGCCCCGCACGCGTGGGCGGCCGGTGACGCCGCCGCCGTACCGGACGTCACCGCCGAGGCCCCCGGAGCCGAGTGCGCCCCCAACGCCCAGCACGCGGTACGGCAGGCCAGGGTCCTCGGCGACAACATCGCGCACGCCCTGCGCGGCGAACCCCTGACCACGTACGCCCACCGCCACGCGGGCTCCGTCGCCTCCCTCGGGTTCCACCAGGGCGTCGCCCACGTCCGCGGGCGCAAGGTGAAGGGCTATCCCGCGTGGGTGCTGCACCGCGCCTACCACCTCAGCCGGCTGCCCACCGCCAACCGCAAGGCACGCGTCCTGGCCGAATGGACCCTCTCCGGCTTCTTCGCGCGCGAGATCGTCTCCCTCGGCTCGCTCGAACACCCCCGAGCAGAATTCGAACTCGCGGCCGGGGGAAAACCGCCCGAGGAACCCCCGCGCAACCCGAAGGGGTCGTCCTGACCGGAGCCAGGAACTCCTCCGACCGGCCCGGCGTCTGACGGATGACGCCGGGCCGGGCGGCTCACTGCCACACTGGGCCGGCACCCCGGGCGGACCGCCGTTCACCCCGCCGGTCCCCCGGGCCCCGGCCGGTTCCGGTGCCGGCCGCCGACGACTAACACGAGGCAAGGATTCGTGGACTTCACGCGCTGGAGCGTCCGACTCCCCCGAACGCAGCGTCGCACCGCGGCGCGGGCCGGTACGACGGTCTCACCGGACCGGCGGGGAGAGGGCTCCGTGCCCGCCGCCCGCGCCGAACGGCCGGGCGACGGGACACCGCCCGTCCCGGCCGTCGACGACCTGCCCGTGCGCGAGGTCCTCGACCGCGTCCCGGCCCTCGTCGCCCTCCTCCACGGCCCCGACCACCGCATCGCCTACGTCAACGACGCCTACACCGCGGCCTTCGGCGCGCGCTCCCTGGGCGAGCCGGCCCGCGAAGCACTCCTCGAACTGGACGAGCTCGGCCTCTTCCCACTGCTCGACCAGGTCCAGCGCAGCGGCCGGCCCCGCACGGTCAAGTCCCGCAAGGCCCCCGACGGCCGCTCCTACACCTTCACCTGCACCCCGGTCACCGAGGGCGACACCGGCGGCGTGCTCGTCTTCGCCACCGACGTCACCGACCACGCCGAGGCCGCCGCACGCCTGCGCGCCAGCGAGCGCCGCCAGCGCGAGACGGCCGTCACCCTCCAGCACTCCCTCCTCCCCCAGAAGCTGGAACAGCCGGACGACCTGCGCATCGCCGCCACCTACCACCCCGGCGGCACGGAGGCCGCGGTCGGCGGCGACTGGTACGACGTGATCACCCTCGGCGGCGGACGCACCGCCCTCGTCATCGGCGACGTCATGGGACGGGGCGTCCGCGCGGCCGCCGTGATGGGCCAGCTCCGCACCGCCGTGCGGGCCTACGCGCGCCTGGACCTGCCCCCGCACGAGATCCTGCAGCTCCTGGACGGCCTGGCCACCGAGATCGACGCCAACCAGATCGCCACCTGCGTGTACGCCATCCACGACCCGAACGAGGGGCGGCTGGTGTACGCCTCCGCCGGCCACCTGCCCATCCTGGTCCGCGACGACAGCGGCACCGTCCTGCGCGCCGACGAACCCACCGGCCCGCCGCTCGGCACCGGCGGCTGGATCCACGCCTCCGGATCGGTCCCCC contains the following coding sequences:
- a CDS encoding sigma-70 family RNA polymerase sigma factor, whose amino-acid sequence is MSVDERDGSLGDGDAKAGGPPHVPGPADDRGATGRAEEDGVLPPPRELPPSDAELIGRMRSGDDTAYEELFRRHADAVRRYARTCCRDPHTAEDLTAEVFARMLQAVRGGSGPEHAVRAYLLTSVRRVAAGWTQSARREQLVDDFAAFAAQAAGLSEAPEDAVELGADVRAMHQAEQSLAMRAFRSLPERWQAVLWHTEVEDESPSEVATLFGLDAGGARVLASRAREGLKQAYLQAHVSSALTDDEECARYADRLGSYARGRLRTRAERGLRKHLEECARCRLAATQIQEVAGGIPALVPVAVIGWFGTAGYGKAAGLLAGGAAAAGGGASGTAPASPGPAAPVKAGVATGVVAVGVVAAVVLALAGNDTPAEPEPKAAPRPSSPAAQPPEKPPTPAPQPPPTRIPPPTPAPLKPKPTPTTPRPTPTPTPTPTRTPTPTPTAKPTPPPTSTPPPAPTTYAWNELPYDTDGDGTGPEMRLGESGWLWQRHGLSIAGRQYAHGVTVSGSSSVTIDLNRACSAYDALVGVDDLTAKLGKVHFSVHADGTQLWSSGRIKGGDPAVPVHVDLTGYETVRLVVEPHSPVDNAALADWAESKFTCA
- a CDS encoding NAD(P)/FAD-dependent oxidoreductase, which translates into the protein MVKERARILVVGGGYVGMYTALRLQRKLKGELRRGEAEITVVTPDPYMTYQPFLPEAAAGSLSPRHVVVPLRRVLDRCRVLIGEATAVDHAARTATVTTLATEEEGTGARRLAYDEIVLAPGSVARTLPVPGLAEHGIGFKTVEEAIGLRNHVIEQMDIASSTRDPALRDAALTFVFVGGGYAGVEALGELEDMARQAARSYHNVGRDDMKWILVEAAGRVLPEVGEELGRHTVTELRRRNIDVRLRTRLESCADRVAVLSDGTRFPTRTVVWTAGVKPHPLLAATDLPRTPRGRLKCTPELSVEGAPHAWAAGDAAAVPDVTAEAPGAECAPNAQHAVRQARVLGDNIAHALRGEPLTTYAHRHAGSVASLGFHQGVAHVRGRKVKGYPAWVLHRAYHLSRLPTANRKARVLAEWTLSGFFAREIVSLGSLEHPRAEFELAAGGKPPEEPPRNPKGSS
- a CDS encoding ATP-binding SpoIIE family protein phosphatase; translation: MDFTRWSVRLPRTQRRTAARAGTTVSPDRRGEGSVPAARAERPGDGTPPVPAVDDLPVREVLDRVPALVALLHGPDHRIAYVNDAYTAAFGARSLGEPAREALLELDELGLFPLLDQVQRSGRPRTVKSRKAPDGRSYTFTCTPVTEGDTGGVLVFATDVTDHAEAAARLRASERRQRETAVTLQHSLLPQKLEQPDDLRIAATYHPGGTEAAVGGDWYDVITLGGGRTALVIGDVMGRGVRAAAVMGQLRTAVRAYARLDLPPHEILQLLDGLATEIDANQIATCVYAIHDPNEGRLVYASAGHLPILVRDDSGTVLRADEPTGPPLGTGGWIHASGSVPLTPGSTAVLYTDGLVERRDEDLDEGIAALERALAGATGTPQVVCDRLVRSAGVTADHDDDVAVLVLQHPARTGPEGELFRNAALELLGGVEAAPRARAFASGVLTSWRFPADLHDLGVLAASELVANSLQHGTPPMRLRLRRTDRRLIVEVTDGDDHLPRRRRAEPGDETGRGIAIVATIASSWGSRRTPGGGKAVWCEFALPTR
- a CDS encoding helix-turn-helix domain-containing protein, whose protein sequence is MHVHDSHWSSGRPGAARPPAAPVPSMASMSSVPSGAAVTAAGMAGAGRGDAARTTPLRVDAQRNLEHVLRAAREVFGELGYGAPMEDVARRARVGVGTVYRRFPSKDVLVRRIAEEETSRLTDQARAALGQEDEPWSALSRFLRTSVASGAGRLLPPQVLQVGVADEADDDAGEPRVPPQRMQPGPGELRLVSGERTAAAGPVPAEHDAGAAALLEVVGQLVERARAAGELRPDVSVSDILLVIATAAPSLPDAAQRAAASARLLDILLEGLRSRPA
- a CDS encoding asparagine synthase-related protein, which encodes MRWLVGWSSTAAGAVGAAGAGSAGATGYDGETVQPVGSQLLWGDPDPLWAVGDWRPDEVRVVQADAQTRIAVLGICGATDEQLRVALFAARGGALRHLTAWPGSYTAVVQVGRRITVCGDLAGARPVFHTPWAGGTAYATAALPLADLVEANLDFGYLAALLAAPDVPAALDDATPYDGVKRVPPGHALILRAGAREVAGYEPVASLAVAAPPADPDSAVDGVREALVEAVRTRLAAPRHVPGFPGDGIDPGPVPGMGPADRRAARGMPAPGIGADLSGGPASGTLALLAAGLPGRPGTVLGHGGTGAGERLLAVTFNDLAVGGPEAELERAGALAAGPRLHHVVVTGGEETLPYADLDGPLTDEPGPCLVSAARHRARLAAGSADHFTGYGARQVLDAHPARLADLLMDRKRRHLVRPVAALAKADGSVLVPARVYAAARRLARTPYRAGLEDLAERLLRRRFDETGGGAGRAGRAGRTGRTGRAGWPGGDAGADGAGGAVEASLAALTWGGPGPAARWLTGEALAEVSVRLQAATQRSGLGPGQRPGDYRARAALARQAAEVRVLEQAAEIRFQRLHTPFLDNQVVRACRALPEALRVRPGARAAILRTVLEGAGVSGLPPGWGAPTQAVATAAARTGLRVAADSLVALFDTPLLAEAGLVEARVVRKALRGAAAGEPLPLDGLADLVSLELWLRRLLARRGTCWTGTPGRQRAVPGGIAPQRGVLGAGAVVRRG